In one window of Deinococcus apachensis DSM 19763 DNA:
- the era gene encoding GTPase Era: MTDQSSPTPEANEVQTHSGFVAIVGKPNVGKSTLLNAFLNTKVAPTSPRPQTTRRGVRGIYSTDTQQIVFVDTPGLHKPKDALGKYMNQEVHSALADVDVILWVVDLRHPPTEEDELVARQVRDLPKPLFLIGNKVDAAKYPEEAMKLYRALLEGRAGETQETALSAQNNPEAVTTLREQILDALPENPFFFPRGAASDQTREQWAAEIIREEAMKKLREELPYAVATRVTNWTEREDGLQRIEAEIVVEKNAHKGMVIGAGGKMLREIGQAARKQLEVFLNRKVFLGLEVIVIPGWREDEEALRELGYE; encoded by the coding sequence ATGACGGACCAGTCCTCCCCCACCCCCGAGGCGAACGAGGTGCAGACGCACAGCGGCTTCGTCGCCATCGTGGGCAAGCCGAACGTCGGCAAGAGCACGCTGCTCAACGCCTTCCTGAATACCAAGGTCGCGCCCACCAGCCCGCGCCCCCAGACCACCCGCCGGGGCGTGCGCGGCATCTACTCCACCGACACGCAGCAGATCGTCTTCGTGGACACGCCGGGGCTCCACAAGCCGAAAGACGCCCTGGGCAAGTACATGAACCAGGAGGTTCACAGCGCTCTGGCGGACGTCGACGTGATCCTCTGGGTCGTGGATCTGCGCCACCCGCCCACCGAGGAGGACGAACTCGTGGCCCGGCAGGTGCGCGACCTCCCCAAGCCCCTCTTCCTGATCGGCAACAAGGTGGACGCCGCCAAGTACCCCGAGGAGGCGATGAAGCTCTACCGCGCCCTGCTGGAGGGCCGGGCGGGCGAGACCCAGGAAACCGCCCTCAGCGCCCAGAACAACCCGGAGGCCGTCACTACCCTGCGCGAGCAGATTCTCGACGCTCTTCCCGAAAATCCCTTCTTCTTCCCGCGCGGCGCGGCCTCCGACCAGACCCGCGAGCAGTGGGCCGCCGAGATCATCCGCGAGGAGGCGATGAAGAAGCTGCGCGAGGAGCTGCCCTACGCCGTCGCCACCCGCGTGACGAACTGGACCGAGCGCGAGGACGGCCTGCAGCGCATCGAGGCCGAGATCGTCGTGGAGAAGAACGCCCACAAGGGCATGGTGATCGGCGCGGGCGGCAAGATGCTGCGCGAGATCGGCCAGGCGGCCCGCAAGCAGCTCGAAGTCTTCCTGAACCGCAAAGTCTTCCTGGGCCTGGAAGTCATCGTGATCCCCGGCTGGCGCGAGGACGAGGAGGCGCTGCGGGAACTGGGGTACGAGTAA
- a CDS encoding AAA family ATPase, producing MRRVLITGMSGVGKSSVLEELARRGFPAIDTDSDEWCEWMIDPQTGEPDWIWREDRMRDLLTGHHEPVLFVSGCKSNQGKFYDSFEDVVLLSAPLEVMLDRIARRTNNPYGKSEEERRQIVEYVRFVEPLLRRGATLELDTSTLTVPEVADRLVALARPG from the coding sequence GTGAGGCGGGTACTGATCACCGGCATGTCGGGCGTAGGTAAATCCTCCGTCCTAGAGGAGTTGGCGCGGCGCGGCTTTCCCGCCATCGACACAGATTCGGACGAGTGGTGCGAGTGGATGATTGACCCGCAGACGGGCGAGCCGGACTGGATCTGGCGGGAGGACCGGATGCGGGACCTCCTGACCGGCCATCATGAGCCTGTCCTGTTCGTCAGCGGGTGCAAAAGCAACCAGGGGAAGTTCTACGACAGCTTTGAGGACGTCGTCCTGCTGAGCGCCCCGCTGGAAGTGATGCTTGATCGGATTGCCAGACGCACGAACAATCCGTACGGCAAGAGCGAGGAGGAACGGCGGCAGATTGTGGAGTACGTCCGCTTTGTCGAACCCCTCCTGCGGCGCGGGGCCACCCTGGAACTGGATACCTCCACCCTGACAGTGCCCGAGGTCGCGGATCGCCTGGTTGCCCTGGCCCGGCCAGGGTAG
- a CDS encoding YfiT family bacillithiol transferase → MTDPRYPLGPMPQPLTLTPGERQEAIQAIRALPAELRQLVEGQPDAVLNTSYRDGGWTVRQVVHHLADSHMNAVVRLKLALTEANPTVKPYEEGDWARLADMGLPARPSLSLLDGLHARWVAVLGALTPDGWRREWTHPAQGRTYTVDTLAAMYAWHGQHHLAHIRRVTG, encoded by the coding sequence ATGACCGACCCCCGGTATCCCCTCGGGCCGATGCCGCAGCCCCTCACGCTCACGCCGGGGGAGAGGCAGGAGGCAATTCAGGCCATCCGCGCCCTGCCCGCCGAACTGCGTCAGTTGGTTGAGGGCCAGCCGGACGCCGTACTGAACACTTCGTACCGGGACGGCGGCTGGACGGTGCGTCAGGTCGTCCACCACCTCGCCGACAGCCACATGAATGCCGTGGTGCGGCTCAAACTCGCCCTGACCGAGGCCAACCCCACCGTGAAGCCCTACGAGGAGGGGGACTGGGCGAGGCTGGCGGACATGGGGTTGCCCGCCCGGCCCAGCCTGAGCCTGCTGGACGGCCTGCACGCGCGCTGGGTCGCGGTCCTCGGCGCCCTGACTCCCGATGGGTGGCGCCGTGAGTGGACGCATCCCGCGCAGGGGCGGACCTACACGGTGGACACGCTGGCCGCGATGTATGCCTGGCATGGGCAGCACCACCTGGCCCACATCCGCCGGGTGACGGGCTGA
- a CDS encoding YIP1 family protein produces the protein MTTPTPLQARLSDMFGQSVAVLSRPSPATFELFERRGGTQQALTYVLVAALVSAVIAAIFAPFHANVTVIGQFITRLILIPVQFAVFTGLVYLIGKYLFRGTGTYPEVAYSFALFFVPLSILGTVLGIIPILGWIVGFLISVAMIFFGFLAVQSSMNLRDTVSGGVTLILAGIANWAVQAFLLALILAPFVR, from the coding sequence ATGACCACCCCCACTCCTTTGCAGGCGCGGCTGTCGGACATGTTCGGCCAGAGCGTGGCGGTCCTCTCCCGCCCCAGCCCCGCGACCTTCGAGCTGTTCGAGCGCCGGGGAGGGACGCAGCAGGCGCTGACGTACGTGCTGGTCGCCGCCCTGGTGTCCGCCGTGATCGCCGCGATCTTCGCCCCGTTCCACGCCAACGTGACCGTGATCGGGCAGTTCATCACCCGCCTGATCCTGATCCCGGTTCAGTTTGCGGTCTTTACCGGATTGGTGTACCTGATTGGCAAGTACCTGTTCCGCGGCACCGGCACCTACCCCGAGGTCGCGTACTCCTTCGCGCTGTTCTTCGTGCCCCTCAGCATCCTGGGGACCGTGCTGGGCATCATCCCGATCCTGGGCTGGATCGTCGGCTTCCTGATCTCGGTGGCGATGATCTTCTTCGGTTTCCTGGCGGTGCAGTCCAGCATGAACCTGCGCGACACCGTAAGCGGCGGCGTCACGCTGATTCTCGCGGGCATTGCCAACTGGGCGGTCCAGGCCTTCCTGCTGGCGCTGATCCTCGCACCGTTCGTGCGCTGA
- a CDS encoding Nudix hydrolase: MQYDETFHIPVPLRSAGVVILNDRDEVLLVREGKPGSAGLWHIPAGAVEEGEHPQDAAVREAYEETGLTVRPVRLLDVLLGRFPDGALVQRFAWLAEVLGEEGVPAPLPDFAGEVREARYFTRREVEGLYSRGELRMHHTWLFVEAAYLAWARESGSSSHRFPSRAGS; this comes from the coding sequence ATGCAGTACGACGAGACCTTTCATATCCCCGTTCCGCTGCGCTCGGCGGGCGTCGTCATTCTCAATGACCGGGATGAGGTTCTGCTCGTGCGTGAGGGGAAGCCGGGGAGCGCGGGCCTGTGGCACATCCCTGCCGGGGCCGTGGAGGAAGGTGAGCATCCCCAGGACGCCGCCGTCCGCGAGGCGTACGAGGAAACGGGGCTGACGGTGCGACCCGTGCGCCTCCTCGACGTGCTGCTGGGCCGCTTCCCCGACGGCGCCCTGGTCCAGCGCTTCGCCTGGCTCGCCGAGGTGCTGGGGGAGGAGGGCGTGCCCGCCCCGCTGCCGGACTTCGCCGGGGAGGTGCGGGAAGCCCGCTACTTCACCCGGCGGGAGGTTGAGGGTCTGTATTCACGCGGCGAGTTGCGGATGCACCACACCTGGCTGTTCGTGGAGGCGGCGTACCTGGCGTGGGCAAGAGAAAGCGGCAGCTCCAGCCACCGCTTCCCCTCTCGCGCTGGAAGCTGA
- a CDS encoding nucleotide pyrophosphohydrolase, translating into MSLTFEEARRRVDAYIGQFEEGYFPPLLMLARLTEETGEVARVIAHRNGKTPKPGEDAGDLELELADLLFVMICMANERGLNLERGFERMMEKIETRDADRWTRKEAGR; encoded by the coding sequence ATGAGTCTGACCTTCGAGGAAGCCCGGCGGCGTGTGGACGCCTACATCGGCCAGTTCGAGGAGGGGTATTTCCCGCCGCTGCTGATGCTGGCCCGCCTGACTGAGGAGACGGGCGAAGTCGCGCGGGTCATCGCGCACCGGAACGGCAAGACGCCCAAGCCCGGTGAGGACGCGGGGGACTTGGAGCTGGAACTCGCCGACCTGCTCTTCGTGATGATCTGCATGGCGAACGAGCGCGGCCTGAACCTGGAACGCGGTTTCGAGCGCATGATGGAGAAGATCGAGACCCGGGACGCGGACCGCTGGACAAGGAAGGAGGCGGGCCGATGA